TGTGGTTGGTTCTGTGGTTGGCTCTGGTGGTGTTGGAGGTGTTGGTGTTGGTTGACCCAAAACTCTTTGTAGAGGAATAGCAGCAATAAAACAAGCCGCTACAAAGAGTAAAAAAGCTGTGGGAAATATCAATTTCAATTTCAACAATTTTTGATTCATTTTTCCTAGATATACCCGGCTTATAGTCATTATTAATATCTACCAGGATCAATCATTAAAATTAATGCTATAAGTTACACTATTTAAATTTCCTATCTGTTGCATGTTGATTGACTTCCTGGCAAATTTCCTTTCTTCCAAATTCCTTTTTTTAATGTTCCATCTGCAAACTTAAGGATTCCTAATCCCTCACATTTGCCATTTTTAAAGTTACCTCTATATTCCACACCATCTTCCCATGTTATTTTTCCTAGTCCATTTAATTTGTTATCAACAAACTGACCTACAGATACATACTTTTTCTCTCCCTTTACTGTTGGAGAGTATAAGATCACTCCACAGCCAGTAAGATTACCATTTATGAAGTTTCCGTAGAATCTATTATTCTCAAACATTAAACTCCCTTTGCCATTCAAATTATTATCGAAAGATCCATAATATTTGGAATCTTTAAATTCTTTGTCTGGTGATTTTTTTGGTAGAGGAGGTAAAGAATCTGGCGATAACTTAGAATCACACGGTAGTTGAGTAAAGTTGTCATTGTCATCTGTGTGTGGTGTCGTTTTTGTAAGCCAAGTCAAAGTAATGATCATAAGCATTGCAAGCACTCCTGTCCCAACTAAAGCTTGCTTTGGAAATAGCAATTTCCACCAGTTTGCTGATAGTGATGTTGGTGGAGACACAAGAGCCAAAGCTTCCAACGCCTCTGGTACTGACTGGTATCGCTGGCTAAAGTTGTAACGCACCATTTTTGTTAAAACATCAGCCAGTTTATTGCTTACGTTTGCCCACTTTCGCCAAATGACTTCCCCACTACTAGGATCTTCCGGAAGCTGATGAGGTATTATGCCTGTTAATGCCTGAATGCCAATCATTCCAACTGCATAGATGTCGCTACATAGTTTTGGCTTACCATTAGCTTGTTCATTTGGCATATAGCCCTGAGAGCCAATAATAATAGTTGAAGTTACTTGACCTTGAGTATCCGCCACCAACCCTTTAATTTCTTTAACTGCTCCAAAGTCAATCACCACAATCTTGTTATCCTCACGGCGACGCATTAAGTTTTGAGGCTTAATATCCCGGTGGATAATATTCTGCTGATGAACTACTACCAAAACTTCTAAAATCTCCTGTAGCAATTTAACAACTGCACTCTCACTCCAGACTATTCCAGGAATGATTTCTGCACTCAAATCATGCCCGTCTACAAATTCTTGCACTAGATAAAATTCGCCATTTTCCTCAAAATGAGCGAACAATTTGGGGATTTGGTTGCTAAACTGACTTAAGCGGGATAAACTTTCTGCTTCACTCTCGAATAGCCGTCTAGCAACATATAAAACTTCTGACTTAGTGTTTTTGGATCTAAGGTGTTTAACTACACATTTGGGATGGTAAGGCAAATCCAAGTCTTCAGCTAAATAAGTTTCGCCAAAAGCGCCACCCCCCAAACGTCCTACTATTTTGTAGCGTTTACGGAGAACTGTGCCTACTAGCATCCATTTTATCCTAAAGGATACTTCAGTTATGTTGAACCCTTTCTGCCTATATTTTTAGATTATCACTTTTGGCAAATGCTTACAATAAAGTTATTAACATAATTTTTGATGTTCTTGCAAGGCTGTATCCGTACTTGGTAGATAGTTAAGTTGTGAGAAGAAATGAAGCACTGGAATTAAAATTTACGAGGTATTTTGGAAAGTGGTAAATGTTAATTGAGTGCTTTCTTTTTGTTGTGCCTACCTTAAGAATTCACTTGCTATTTGACATTTGTCGCGATTTTAAATGCTTTCGTCTTGCATATCCTTATTTTAACTCTAATTTATCTCCCTCACAAGTAAAGGTCTTAGTTGTATAATCATTAACCTTAACCTTTTAGGATCAAATTTAAG
The sequence above is a segment of the Mastigocladopsis repens PCC 10914 genome. Coding sequences within it:
- a CDS encoding MORN repeat-containing protein → MLMIITLTWLTKTTPHTDDNDNFTQLPCDSKLSPDSLPPLPKKSPDKEFKDSKYYGSFDNNLNGKGSLMFENNRFYGNFINGNLTGCGVILYSPTVKGEKKYVSVGQFVDNKLNGLGKITWEDGVEYRGNFKNGKCEGLGILKFADGTLKKGIWKKGNLPGSQSTCNR